One part of the Eubalaena glacialis isolate mEubGla1 chromosome 19, mEubGla1.1.hap2.+ XY, whole genome shotgun sequence genome encodes these proteins:
- the HS3ST3B1 gene encoding heparan sulfate glucosamine 3-O-sulfotransferase 3B1, whose product MGQRLSGSRSCLDVPGRLLPQPPPPPPPVRRKLALLFAMLCIWLYMFLYSCAGSCAAAPGLLLLGSGSRAAHAPPALASGRDGPPSRLPFPAAPATQLAPGGETAEGAASQEEQSPEAPDSPSPISSFFSGSGSKQLPQAIIIGVKKGGTRALLEFLRVHPDVRAVGAEPHFFDRSYDKGLAWYRDLMPRTLEGQITMEKTPSYFVTREAPARISAMSKDTKLLVVVRDPVTRAVSDYTQTLSKRPDIPSFESLAFRNRTAGLVDRAWSAIQIGLYADHLERWLRHFPARQLLFVSGERLVRDPAGELGRVQDFLGLKRIISDKHFYFNQTKGFPCLKKAEGSGRPHCLGKTKGRPHPEIDGQVLRRLRDFYRPFNRKFYQMTGHDFGWD is encoded by the exons ATGGGGCAGCGCCTGAGCGGCAGCCGATCCTGCCTCGATGTCCCCGGCCGGCTTctgccgcagccgccgccgcccccgccacCGGTGAGAAGGAAGCTCGCGCTGCTCTTCGCCATGCTCTGCATCTGGCTCTACATGTTCCTGTACTCGTGCGCCGGCTCGTGCGCCGCCGCGCCCGGGCTGCTGCTGCTGGGCTCGGGGTCCCGCGCCGCCCACGCCCCGCCGGCCCTGGCCTCAGGTCGCGACGGACCTCCCTCGAGGCTGCCGTTCCCGGCGGCGCCAGCCACCCAGTTGGCTCCTGGCGGGGAGACGGCCGAGGGCGCCGCGAGCCAGGAAGAGCAGAGTCCCGAGGCGCCGGACTCCCCCAGCCCCATCTCTAGCTTCTTCAGCGGGTCCGGCAGCAAGCAGCTGCCGCAGGCCATCATCATCGGCGTGAAGAAGGGCGGCACGCGGGCGCTGCTCGAGTTCCTGCGCGTGCACCCCGACGTGCGCGCCGTGGGCGCCGAGCCCCACTTCTTCGACCGCAGCTACGACAAGGGCCTCGCCTGGTACCG GGACCTGATGCCGAGGACCCTGGAGGGGCAGATCACCATGGAGAAGACGCCCAGCTACTTCGTGACGCGCGAGGCGCCCGCGCGCATCTCGGCCATGTCCAAGGACACGAAGCTCCTGGTGGTGGTGCGGGACCCGGTGACCAGGGCCGTCTCGGACTACACGCAGACGCTGTCCAAGCGGCCCGACATCCCCAGCTTCGAGAGCCTGGCCTTCAGGAACCGGACGGCGGGCCTCGTGGACCGGGCGTGGAGCGCCATCCAGATCGGCCTGTACGCCGACCACCTGGAGCGCTGGCTGCGCCACTTCCCCGCCCGCCAGCTGCTCTTCGTGAGCGGCGAGCGGCTGGTGCGCGACCCGGCCGGCGAGCTGGGCCGCGTGCAGGACTTCCTGGGCCTCAAGCGCATCATCTCCGACAAGCACTTCTACTTCAACCAGACCAAGGGCTTCCCCTGCCTCAAGAAGGCCGAGGGCAGCGGCCGCCCTCACTGCCTGGGCAAGACCAAGGGCAGACCCCACCCCGAGATCGACGGCCAGGTCCTGCGGCGGCTGCGCGACTTCTACCGGCCCTTCAACCGCAAGTTCTACCAGATGACGGGCCACGACTTCGGCTGGGACTGA